The stretch of DNA TTCATTATTGGTGGGAGGAAACAGTTAATAGGCTCAGTCATGAATGATGCTATTTtattgaggttcaaaggaaatttGATGATAAACATCGAAGCTCAGGTAAGAATCCTTTAGAAACTTAGCCACCCCTGCCCCCAACAAAAGCTACCGAATCAGTCTACCATATCATCACTGCCTTCGTCTGTGTGTAGTCCTGAGTCAAATGGAATGGATTTCTGAACCCACTCGGAGGCTGACAAAAAATGAAATAACAACCCAAGCTCTGAAAAAGCCTGGAGTTGAAGATAATTGGCATCATTTAATCCAAATGCCTCCAAtggggaaaaaaaaaacatacttcTTAAAGCGGAAGAAAATAGCAGCTTTCCCTGGAGTATGCTAAAGCACTACTTGATTCAATTCAATCCCGTGTTCATGTTGTCAAATGTCAACCAGAAACAATATACCGAAAAGTTGGTAGTGCCTTCCTAACTTAATTATGGCCACAAACACAAATTAACATTAGCAGAGTGAAGGAGACGAACAAGATTGTAATCCACTAGCATCAAACCCCGTTTAATGCAGAGTCCTCTCtccctcccctcccctcccctccccaTACAATCACAAGTGATACGAGAAAGCAAAGTCTAAGATATACATGGGAACGAACTTGATCTACTTACGTTTTCTTGCATGGTTGAATTAAACCAACAGCTAGTACGATTCTACTCATTCCCCAAATTCAGAGAACCATCCTTCATCAGCTTTATGCTTAGACTGTTGAATCTCCCTCTCGAGTAATGTCGAGATGCCTTTCTCCAATCCGTACCAGTTTTCATCATGGCTGCAAATTCATCATAGCTGATGCGCCCATCCTACATTTACAAAATCATAATATTGTCAGTTAAACTAGAACATGGTCATATGAATTTATTGGTGAAGAAATTTTGGATCACCTTGTCAGTGTCCACTTCTTGGAAGATGTCATTTGCAACATTTGTACAATCATCTGCTCCATCCTCCATCAATGCATCCCGAAGCTCATCGGGCTCAATAAAACCATTGCCATCTTTATCAAAGTAAGAAAAGGCCTTCCGAAGATGCTCATCATTGGCCATTCTTTGCAGATGGAGAGAAACAGCAAGAAATTCCCCATAGTCCAATGTTCCCTTCCCATTAGCATCAACCTGTTGTCAATATGAAccttttagaattaaaaatgGAAAGTAACATGACCTAAGCTACGATGCCACTATTTTTGTTAATGTGGATGTTCAAATGCAGCCAAAGGTAGCTATCAGATTCAAATTTGATGAAAGTTTAGGAATGAGATAAAAGGAGGGGGAAGTAGCGCTAGCAATTGACTCTAGTATTAAAATATCAGAAAAGTACAACCACAGAAACAACTAAAAGTAAAATCTTTGATCAATACCATACAAATCCTTCACGAAAACAATCTTAGGCTTTGCTTAATAGGAAAGATGAAAAACTAGAGGGggagaaaaatagaaagaaaatatattattattctttCCATTAGTGTGTGCTTggtaagaaaaatggaaaaatgaaaagaaaattaattttctttatatCCAATGCTAGTTAGAGTTGAAAAAGAACAGGAAAGAAAATCACATTTAGAAAATGCATAATCTTGTAAAATGCACACTAAACTTCCACCTTTCTTAATTAGAAATAATTGGTTTAATACATTATGAAGGAAAATGGTCATCTATCCTATTTTCTTTCGTCTCATTTTTCCTTCCTACCAAgcaaacttaaaatttattttctttccatttttccaCTCTTCATCCATCCTTCCACTTTTTCACTCAACCAAGCACATCCAAGTTTGCAAAGTAAAAGCTGAATGCCCTACGGTCCAAAAGATTAGTCTATTCTTACAAAAACTAAACCAGGTTCTTGCTTATCTGCTTGGAAAATCTAGTCACACTAGGAAATCTTAGCCTCCCAATGACATGGTTTTTGTCAGTGCAAATTTGAAATTGCAGGAGGTGAGGACACTGGCGGCCAAAGGCCATCCACTCCAACTTGTTACTTGACCATACATCGAACTACTTTAAGAACATACTCCAGTGGggggaaaagaagagaaaggtagCAGACAATAACGTTAATACTAACAAATAAAGTTACTGTAAGAGACAACAGGAGATACCAAATAGGTGGCCTTCAATCTACTCAAATAAGTTCCAATAATAACATGCCTAGGTCAACTAATACTTATGAAGTATTGACTACACTCTGAAAAGGTATATTGAATGAGAAACAGAAAGAAATTTGACTGCTATTTTGCTAGGAATTAGTAcaaaccaataaaaataaaacatcataATACTTGTTAATTTATAGCAGAGTGTAAACCAAAACACACTCACAGCTTCAATGAGCATCTGCACTTCAGGCTCTGCAAGCTGTGAACCATAATTTTTAAATCCGGCTTTCAGCTCTTCGACCGAAACAATGCCATCATTGTCAGTGTCCATTTTATTGAACATAACTTTGATATCTTCAACTTCTTCAACGGATAAGAACTCAGCAATAACCTAAATCAAATTACCTTTTAAGATTCCTGTAgctatgaaagaaaaataataaatgatctAGCAAAATTCTTAGTAATGAACCAACCCGTAGGGCTTTTCTTTTGAATCTGTTCATCATTGAAAATTGTTTAAGCCTTGACTTAACAACATCACCAAGAGGCACATTGGGGGCTTTTTTAGCGTTTTGGAGCCAAGGATGCTCTGTGAAAAGAGGAAACAGATTTAGGCAAACTATCAGTAATTATTAACATTTGATGTAGAGCAAATCAGGAACATAGATCTTGGTATTTTAAAGTAACCATGGAAAGCTCATATTAGTAAGGCTTTAAGTGTTATATTTGACGTGAAGAAAAGGAACATTAATCATGAAAGGATGCGCCTAAATGCCTATGCATCTCCATCCACCTCCCTTCCCTGAAACATGCACAAGAGGAGTAGCACAGAGGAAATGTCAGTACCAAGCACTTGCTTTGCAGTAAGCCGGAGCTTTGGGTCTGGTTCCAACATTTGTCGGACTAGATTCTTAGCACTCTCTGAAATATTTGGCCATGGATCCCGTTTGAAATCTATTAACCCACGAAGAATTGCCTGTGCAACACCTTGTTCAGACTCTGCATAAAAAACAGGTAGGAATAACAATTCAACTCACTCTGAAACATCATACATCACACATCCACCATATATGCATGCATCCGCATGGGGACAAGGGAACTCAACAAAAAGACACTTACCAGCCCAAAAAGGAGGAACCCCGCACAACAAAATATAGAGAATGACTCCTGCACTCCATATATCAATTTCTGGCCCATAATTCCGTTTGAGAACCTCAGGAGCCATATAATATGGACTTCCAACTATCTCAGAGAATCGTTCCCCTGAAATTTACACATTGTAGGCTTTAGAACACAGTACTAAAGAATAAAATCTACAACCAgcaagaataaaaagaaaagtggtCAAACACTAAGTAGACAGACTTCATACTATTTAGCATAATACTTGCTCTTCCATACCTCTATCAGTATCCCCACACCACATCCTGCCAAACCATGcagacttttttttcttttttttgcaaaCAAAAACGGAGAAATTATTGACAAGATAGAAGAATCCTTaatttgatggttatatttgaaaattataagCAAAACTTTTTTGAACAAGAAACCATCAACTTGCTGTGCCTGCTACTCCAGTTTACAAGCAACGGAAGTATATAAAGAATTTATAAAAATCAGACTCATCCACATCTTTGGCAATAGGATAAAATCTTCACAAAACCAAAGCAGACAAAAGGTTTTATAGCACACTAAAGCATCCCAGACATCAGACCATTCATATGACAGAAGGGAAATCTACTAAATTTGAGACGCTTCAGCAAGAGAGGTTAACCAGTTATACCCCATGACTACCCACCATATGAAATGGGAAATTTTGTATCAACCAAACAAAGGTACAGTTCAGAGTTTCTCTTAGTGTGAACACAAAGATATATTTATAGAAAGTGCCAGGTACAAAAATGACTAACAATAACCATTATGCATCTATATGAAGGAAAAAGATTGGAACTTAGAATCAGATCACTGCAATGTGCAGCCGTTTCCAAATCTAAAACTTATAGTGAGCACAAATGTCTAGTCTCATGCAACGAAGGagaggaaaatatatattttaatgataaGAAAAGATATGATCAAAGAATCAAGAGTTTCTTGATTGTGATGGATAATGAATACCAACATAAGTAACTAACAgataaaaacaaaactaaaacaacTGTAAGAGAAAAAAGAGAAGTGGGCTCAACACTTCCACAATGAGAGGAAAAAATCAAAAGTGATTCTGATGCAGAATCAATGGTAAATGAGAAAACTACTTTAACAAAGGCCAAACCATGCACTATCTCATTCTTAGGTTCGTTAATTTCAGGTAAAATAAGTGGCTAGGAACATTGATCCGAAGGAAAAGCACACAAAAGCTACCTTTAAAGCATGAGcaaataaaattgttaaagtgcGTATTTCGTCACTACAAACACCATAAACAGATAAAAGCACGCAGACTACAGCCATCAGCATGTCCAATTTGAGAAACTTATATCATTCTTTATGTACTTCATGTTTGGAGTCAAATATGTTGTGACAAAATCAAAACTCGGGAGGGCAGATTACTATATCTGCTAACTGATTAAATAAATTCAAGTTGCTCCGTAATAATTCTGGCTAATATGGTGCATTCTTAAAAAGGCACTCACTTGTTTATGCATTTAAATTTCAAACAACTTACCAGGCTTGAAAAATATCGATAACCCAAAATCTATAGCTTTTAAAGGCGAATTCTCTTTCTTATTAGCGAACAAAAAATTCTCAGGCTTCAAATCTCTATGAATCACTCCATGCTTATGGCAAAGCTGAACCACTTCCACAATCGTCCTTGTAACTGCCGCGGCGGCTCTCTCCGTGTAATGTCCTCTGGCGACGATCCTATCAAAAAGCTCACCACCTTCGCAAAGCTCCATCACCAAATGAACCGCATTGTCGTCCTCGCAAGCTTCTTTCAAGCTCACGATACTAGAATTCTTCGGCAAATGCTTCATAATGGCAACTTCTCGCCTCACATCTTCGATGTCCACGGCAATCCGGAGTTTCCTCTTCGAGATCGACTTACACGCGAGCAACTCGCGCGTGCCTCGATCGATGCAAAGATAAGTAACGCCGAACTCTCCCCGGCCGAGCTCACGATCCACGAGGTACTTCTCCTCGATGTTCTCCTTGGGAACTCCATTGAGCACGGTGATCGGTGGCTTCTGCTTGGAAACGGAATCTTTACGGCCATGATCGTGACCGGAGAAGTTCGATTTAACGTCTTCCCTAGCTACCGCCGCTGGAGATCTACAACAATTCCCCATTCTGCCAAAAACGCAGCCTTTATCCTTCGTCCGGATCTCGTGGAACCAAAATCCAAAAGAAAACCCTAACTAAAAATGCTTAGCTAGGGCTTCACAttatagttaaaaaaaaaacaaactaaacAAACAAGCCCTATCTTCCTAGCTTCTGCTCCTATAGAGGGAATCGAAGTAAAAGAGAGTGATTCAAAAAGAAAGAGATTTTGGAATTAGAGAACAGTACGGCAGCGGAGCAGCAGACACTTTAGTAAGAGTTTTCgtcttttgatatttttattttagttctcatttttataatcttaaaaaaataatcaaattaatatcATCCAGTTAGGTTGAGGGAAGAGAAGTTTGTTACTCTTTTAAGATTGAATTTACGATTAATAAAAAAGCATTTCAagaattttgatattatttagaatttaaatctaattaaaattttaatataattattaaatatcgaaaaattttagtaaaaagagaaaaagaaaatttttaatcttttgttTAAGTGTGGATGTTGTTTGGTTCTCTGAATTTGTCGGCTCATTGTAGAAAGACGGAAGGGAACGGGACGGTGTAATGTGAAAAGAGGGGAAGGGTGGGGCTGTGGGATTATTCATTATAGTGAGAAAAAAAAATACTCTTTTTAATTGCTGTGGGTTGGTTGAGTGTTTGCGTGAGATGGGGGACTTGTGGGCATTTCAACAAACAACTAGAAAACAGGCAGAATGATATGActcgaattttgaaattaattcaaCAACTCATTTTATTATCCATCCCTTTTGCTTTTATAAGGATTTCTTTTCAAATGGTTGAAAAAATAGTAGATtttcttttttagaattttatttttatccttaaccttttcaaaggtatgttaatattttattgacATTAACATCattacaattttggttgaatgaCGTGATAGGGTGGACTAGAAGAGTAGAAGGtgggaggaggaggaggagccGCTAGATATGGGTGAGACAGAGATGATGGGCTCGATCAAGATGGAGGTGAATGATTACATGATTATCGAATGTCCAGTTAGGGTGAGAATAGAGGGTTTTATCttgtttaaagaaaaattaattggGCAACCTTCGCTCAATGGTGATTAAAATTTTGGCTTTGAGGAAGAAGATAATATTGCACTAATGACTGAAGATGTCATTATCAGTAGATTGATGGATTTTATTGTTAATATGCTTCAAAAATGGTCCATGATATTGTTGAAAAAAGTATGGGTTAACATAATTGTTGTCTACCTATTGGTTACAATATCAATTTCAAGGTTTTGCACAATTGTATTTACTCTTTGAGGAAAGCATTGCAACAAATGAAGTTGATAAATATCAAGAACAATTATTATCTAGTCAAGTTTCGTTCAAAGGACAACTATAATAGAGTGCTTGTTAAAGGGTCATGGATCGTATATAGGCGGTACCTTATGGTGGAGCCATGGTTGTAGAGTTTTTTAGTGTCCCAACCATTACTATTACAAGTTGTAGCACGGATAAGGTTGTCAAGATTAACAACTAACTTATACAAGCAAAGTTTCTTAAAAGCCATTGGCGAGATGATTGGTTTggccatcaagatcacttacaagATAGATATTGGAGAACAAACGAGATTTGCACAAATGGCAATTGATATTAATTTGAGTAAGCCTctgatttagaaaattttgattgaTGGTATAATCCAAATTTCAAAATATGAGTCTCTCCAAACAATCTGTCTCCTGTGTGGGATATAGAGTCATGTTAAAGATTAATGGCCAAAAGCTTACAAATCTACTATGGAGGATGAGCTGAAAAAGAAGGTGCAAAGGTCACAAAGGAACCCATGAACAATATGGAGAATGAACAATATGTAGATTAAGAGGAATTTAGGGAGCAATCAAATAATGGCCAAGCTAATccaattattgagcttgaaaaagAAGTGAACAAGGGGTTTACTCAAGGGAATGACAAGCCTAGTAAAGTTGGCTAAAAGAAATGGAAGGGGAAAGCTTATTGGTTTTAACCAATAAAACAATTAAAGCAAAAATTCATTTGAAAGCTGGATTGAAAGTGGGCCAATAAACTGTGACACAGGCTGGGTAAGGATTTCCAATTGATAAAGCCCGTCATTTTGTCATGGCAACTTGATAAGGTAACAGATAGTATCGATTCAAATTGTAATCTGAAAACCAGAGAAAGCAAAATATTGATCACAGGATGAAGATAAAggctaattaaaataaaaaaagataaaggTAAGAGAGACGTGAATAGAAAAGAGGTGAAATATTGTTCCTCCTTGAAACAAGATGTTTCACAAAATATGATCAGGTAGGATAGTTAAAGAATTTTCACGAAATATTTCAAAAGAGTTGAAATTtcttctcaaaagaataaaacaagAGTTCTCGCAATAAAAGAAACTCTAGGGTGTTTTcataaacaaaataatttcaagATAAATACAAATCAAAGAGGTTGGCCATATTTATAGAAACCCAAGCCATAGAGCTCAAGCTGCCTCAAACTCTTATAGATAACGGTAAAATTTATCCACAAGAGTTTAAATTAGATCCTAACTTTCTAACCATcagaatttaaacataaacaaaGACTAATAACTCATACTAAGTCAAAATTCGTCCATTTTAAAATAATGTACTGAATTTTGTGATTATTTATCActtaaataattctaaaaattagaGTAAAACAATATTAAGTGGGCATGTCAACAAATTAGGctataaataaactatttcaacccaaatgagctaaatgaagccCAAATGAACTAAAACAACCCAAATGGCCATATT from Gossypium hirsutum isolate 1008001.06 chromosome D04, Gossypium_hirsutum_v2.1, whole genome shotgun sequence encodes:
- the LOC107899539 gene encoding calcium-dependent protein kinase 13, whose product is MGNCCRSPAAVAREDVKSNFSGHDHGRKDSVSKQKPPITVLNGVPKENIEEKYLVDRELGRGEFGVTYLCIDRGTRELLACKSISKRKLRIAVDIEDVRREVAIMKHLPKNSSIVSLKEACEDDNAVHLVMELCEGGELFDRIVARGHYTERAAAAVTRTIVEVVQLCHKHGVIHRDLKPENFLFANKKENSPLKAIDFGLSIFFKPGERFSEIVGSPYYMAPEVLKRNYGPEIDIWSAGVILYILLCGVPPFWAESEQGVAQAILRGLIDFKRDPWPNISESAKNLVRQMLEPDPKLRLTAKQVLEHPWLQNAKKAPNVPLGDVVKSRLKQFSMMNRFKRKALRVIAEFLSVEEVEDIKVMFNKMDTDNDGIVSVEELKAGFKNYGSQLAEPEVQMLIEAVDANGKGTLDYGEFLAVSLHLQRMANDEHLRKAFSYFDKDGNGFIEPDELRDALMEDGADDCTNVANDIFQEVDTDKDGRISYDEFAAMMKTGTDWRKASRHYSRGRFNSLSIKLMKDGSLNLGNE